The region GAAAACATGTGACGTTTTAATTTTGTCAgcatataatttatttagaaaaaatgggTAAAAGTTTCAATTTCCAAATATATGTTGATGTATGACGATCTTAGAGATTAAAAGATCTCATTCTTTTTGAAGGTCCTTGAGCCTACCTACACCTTTTCATGAACAAGGAACCAGAAACTTATCTCACAAGTTATCACTCTGGTTAGTTTTATGTAAACTGTAACTCATTAGTTTTTCTGTAAACATTGTAAGCTTTAGCTATGTATTTGGACCAAACAAGAACCAATATTAACAGTACGTCTCCAATAGCAAACTATGTGGGTCCAGTGGAGCAAGCAGCAATTTATAGTTTTCTCTTTGAGTCCTCTCGACATGATTATCTACAACATTAACATGCTGTAAGACAAAAATAATCCAGCCTACttcaataaaaatgatatattatgCTGCAGCTCAAAAATAGCCCTCAAGGAAAGTTACTAATTACTTGTAACTATTACCCTCTCCatcccaaaaaaagaaaagaaaaaggaaagcatCTGTCTAGCTTTCCTTTCTCCAGAAGTACAATTATACAGTCTTAGTTGCAAACTTCAAAGAGTTCAAGTTATCCCACGGTACCATTTTGATATTCATGTCCAACTACATGAACCAACTATCCCTTCATTCCCCCcacctctcccccccccccaaaaaaaaaaaatatatatatatatataaataaataaaaataactaaaatatgcAAGATGTGAATTAGATGATTTGGATATGTGAATAGAAGAACAGTACATGCACCTATTagaagagtggatggaatggaataagtttgtagcaaaagaagTAAAGCAAAGAAAAGTTGATAGAATAATTTTAGGCATGATATGGCCATACAAAACATGTGGCCATGGACAGATAATTGGAGTGCTAGATCCATGTAACTGACCTCCACTTAAAGGGCTTAAAACTTATGACGATGGTGGTGTGGGCATGGTCAACCGTGGAACATATAGTGGCAGGGGGGATTATTTTGAATTTGGTTAATGTAGGACCGAAGGTTCTCAGGTTGAATGGAATAGCAAATCTTCCGTTTCCTTGTTTCCttttctagtttcttttgataaatatatatatctcaaccACATATACAACAtctcaagccttaatcctactaggtgGGTACATGAACTATAGCTTGacaatcatttctatttatgaCAATATCTTCTACAAGACCCTTACAACTCATACCATACCTAAGAATTTATGgttaatttgatgtttatgacATATGAaacaatatgctcctgaaagaAGATGGGATGCTTATGATTCTCCATCTCTTCAGCAACAAAAATTCAGAAAGAATTAAGAGCCATGAAATTGACATGTAGGAGAAAGTAAAGGACAATGCAGAAAGAATAAAGAACCTAAGAGCCAGGAATTTTGTTAATATGAATACCTTGGATACATGAAGCCTGTAGGTTCTGCTCCCTCTAAGTGCTCCTTCAACATCTTTGGATGGTATTCAAGAATCTCTCGATATATTAGTTCCCGAATATCTTCCTTTGTCACCCTTCGtctttcaaattcaaattccatttTTGTAACTGGTTGAGCAGAAGGCTCTCTCTCAACCCTGGCCAAGTTCTTGAAATAGGGATCTGCAAGAGCCTGAAAATTTGCAAATAACAGAAACCATCGGTTTAGGAACATGCATTCCACAGGGTAGGACATAAAACATAACATCTTAAACCTCTTCAGCAGATGGTCGATCCTTGGGATCAAATGCTAGCATTCTTTCAAGCAAACGAAGAGCAAGGGGGTCTGCATTTGGGAACTTTTGGGATAAGGGAATAGGCTTTTTCTTCCGCATACTGGTCAAGTATCTACGAGCTTTCTCATTCCGTATCTGTAGACACAATAATcaatgtttgaggaaatagatTACGTAACCAGATATGCACAATAATcaatgtttgaggaaatagatTACGTAACCAGATATGCAGTAGATAACTTGTATTAAGCAAAAACATATCACAGTAACAGACCCTGGCAATAGATTCAGGAGATGGTGTTCCTAACAGATCAGTCATCAAGTCCAATTGATGGACTACATTTTTTCCAGGAAACAGAGGCTTCCCAGTCAGAAGTTCCGCAAAAATGCAACCAATGCTCCATGTGTCTATTGCAGGTGTATACTGGAAACAAAGATAGAACAAAATGTAAGTTGGAAATTAAGAATGTATATTATTTCTAGATTCTTTTTTGCTATTATCAGTTCAcattagaatttaaaaaaaaaaaaaaattggtattcACTTGTGTAGGTATatgcatttacatatatatagacaaGAAAACAATGCTCTACTTTGTATTATCAACTATCTTGTTTTGCTGACTGAATTCATGGCATATAtgtaaacatatatacacaacacAGCAACTATGACACAGTTTTAACTTGCTTTCACTTTTTAGGTGAGGACCTGCAGTGTTGACTCCAATAACACTTGTAACACCACAGGTCCTCACACAAAAAGTGCTAGCTGAAGGTGATTTATATTGGGTAGTGACATGAAGTCGTAGAtaagttcttgaaaatttttaaactgaaataaaTGGATATGCCAGTCAAGatagtttatttatttgttaagatATAGTACAGTATAACTTCGTTGGTAAGTTGATATAATGGGCAAAATATCATCACTGatcaattaaaatattgacAAAATACCACTGTGAAAAAAAGCTGCATTTGGAAATAGGGTATACATCTAGCTGGTAATAGACACTCCCTTATCACCATCAACTTCAGTAGGAAGAGATTATTTCACAGAAAATACTATCTATAGATCAGCTGCAATATGCATTAGGCAATCAAATGCCTTGGCATTTCAACAAATTGAAAATGGTAATAACTCTAGCACCTTGGAGAAAAAGGATCCGCACAATTCTGGAGCCCTATACCACCTTGTTGCGACATAGTCCTGTGAGCACATCAAAGATAAAAAACAATCAATCCTTTATGTGTCCAACTTGTTGTGTGTCACCAAAACTATAAGCAACTAGAAGTTTATGGAGGCAAAATTTTAATCAGACATACAGAGGCGAAGAATCTTACTGTCCAAAATATAGCAGTGGGGGTATCATTAAAAGCTACTCTAGCAAGACCAAAGTCGCATATCTTGAGTTTACAATCAGCATTTGCTAAGATATTTTTTGGTTTTAGATCTCGGTGAAACACATTTGCTGCAGAACAATTCATCAAAATTCCTCAAAGTCAGGACTGGGGATATCATAAATTTTGGCCAACTGATGTAAGTTGACCAAGTAACTTAAGCCAGAATAAAATAGCAAATGAGACAACAGAGACGTGTGACCTGTATGAATATACTTTAAACCACGGAGAAGCTGATAAAGAAAGAACTGATAATGCTCAGGCGTCAAATCATCATTTGCTTTAATAACCTGGTGCAAATCAGATTCCATGAGTTCAAAGACAACATATATGTCTTTAAATTCCCGTCTGGAAGGAGGCAATAAGATATGTTTGATTTCCACAATGTCTGGATGGCGAAGGAGTCTAAGAAGCTTAATCTCACGCAGAATGCGTGTGGCATCAGAGACATGctcaaaaatatcattaatctTCTTTATCGCTACTTTTTCCCCGAGATGAGTATCATATGCAGAACAGACAACACCATAGCTTCCTTTTCCAATTACTTCCTCTATTCTATACCTACTCCCCTCACCATATTCTGTGAAGAAGTCCATGTCTGCAGATGCCtgtaaaaacaaacaaaaaagttCCACAAATcagcaaaagcaatgtcaaGGAAAAACAAACCAGCCCCAACAGATGCAGCTTACACCAACTTTTGGTTAGTTCATGAACCACTGATGCAACCAGGCCTTATATGATCCCACATAAACATTACAGGTTCAAATATGTGGAATTGAAGAGAAAAATTGCACTTGGCAAAACCATATTACTAAAGTTAGACTATATAAATCTGTCATAACCATCCATTACACTAGGAAACAAAGTAATATCAATTTTTACTGGGTAAAAATGCAGCATATATGTCATTTCAGACAACTTTCTAGCTTTGACATGGACAAACATACTGTGAACAGGTATCCTTTTTAAGGTTTAGATAGAACTTATGACCAACCGAATGCAAATGTCAATATAGATGCAACACAACTCTGTCAATAAGTGGAAGGGAATAGTCTCAGTCTAAAGGAAAAGATGCATGCATTTATTGCATGAATCCAAATTGTAATAAAAGGAAACCTGCATTTTGGAATAAGATGTGTAACGATTGGAAAGAGAAATGGAGGCGCGGAATTGTCAGTAACATAAAGCTACCAGAGAAATCCCACATATATCTAATAAAAGGCTCCGCGTCAAAAGAGTAACAGCTTGAGTTTCATAGACATCCTGACAAACCATAACTTGAATGAAAGCTACATCCAAGATGTACAACTATGCAAAGTTCTTTCAGGGAGAATATATGCTTAGTGACACCAAGATAACAGGGAATATATAGCAAGTGGCTCAAAAGTTGAGATATAGGTAATAAAAAACATTTCATCCCACCCACAAAAACAACCATCGCACCtgaaaatttggaagaaaatacCCCCACGAAAGGTATCAAATATTTgcacatataaatagaaattattattaatcggaaaataagaaattactaaaaaaacagaaaataaccaaaccataaataTTTCTTGTATTCATAATAACTAATCAAATCTTTCTTGACCCATAAATAACATACAAACTgtacttagaaaaaaaaaataacctacaaattttaaaaaaaattaatatggtGAGAAATTACCTTTTTCCGCTCATCAGCCTGCATCTTAGAATACCTTCAAGATACTTTAAAGATCAATGCAAGAGCTCACCCCAGAATAGTTAGGATCAAGAAGTCGAATTTGCGCTTAAACCAACCACAGAGAGAGACAAATAACATCAAAACTCCCAGATCACATGATTACAACCAactgtaaattaaaaaacatcaaAGTACCCCAAAACCCTCGTATAACAAGTTCGAATATCTAAGTAGAGAAATCACGAAACTTTCCTGGAGGGCAAAATTGAAACCCTTTGCAATTCAAAGAAAAGGGTACTGCTATTTGGGCAGTTTGAGAACTGAAACGGGTGGAAAGAGAAGTAATTGAAGCGTATATGTAATGGGTCGTAAATTTGGGGGAAAATGTAAATTAGAGTGGAAGTGGGGTAGCTGGAAATGGGAATTTCCAGATCAGGAATCGGCCGTTCTGCGCGTTCTTGAATTGTTCGGCTGAGTTGTAAGAGGATCTGTGATGGCGATAAACTCTAAAACTATGCGAATACAGATAAATATTATAGATATTCTATGTGTGAAAGAGAAAAAACTGGCAATCTTTATAGTTTTGGAGATGAAAAAGTCATGAGTAAAGAAACAAGAGttagatcgagagagagagagagattcttcGAGTTGAAGAGTCGAAGCTGTGGCTTGTGGGAAGAGAAACCCGAAGAGACGAAAATACAGAGGCAAATTAAAAATCTTGAATAGTTTTGTGCTTTATGTTTATGGCGTTTCCATTTTGTTAAAAGAGATATAGTGAAAAGACATATTTGCCCTTGATTGTTTCCAAAGCATTACCGaagtgtaaaaattatgtattgTGTTCAGTCAAGGGCAAATTAGAacttctaaaatataattaaggtTAATGTTAGGCATAAAACTTAGTTCTTTCAACCCTCCTCCCTTAATTCATTAGGAACCAAAATAAGACTTTGAAGGAAAAGGAATGGAAACATTCTCATCGCAGAGGGGAAAGTTTCTAAGTGTAaagaatatttataaaaataagttactaataataatgacgacgaatatataaaaaaataagagtttAGAAATACACcataatatatagaataataCTTTTTATTCATGTTAGGGGTCACACTTTGTAAGAGTTTACaccttcaatctcaaggattctAAATGAACATCTCCTCcttttttctcaatcaataaATATTGTAAGGAGTTAGCTTCATTCTAACTCTTTTAAAGAATTTATGATGATTTATATGTCGAGTTGCCTACATTAAAGTGGTGAGCATTCCAAGAACACGTGGAGGCATTGAGTTTATTGATGAGCACTCGTATGATTGAAAAAAGTGTCGAGTATAAAAGTTTATGTATCTACGTGTAAAGATTATATGTCGATgctcattcttttatttttatatcaatatTATTGGTGTtgaatgcatttttattttcattcttatattaaaattaaatcaatgacTGAACTCAATATATTGCCTGTTAAAATTTGGGtgaattattagaaaaaaaaattaggctatattctctttactttttaattttcagttttaagttttgaattcattttcaattttttgttttaatagtctatttttagaaaattaaaaaggcattctctttgtcattttgaaaaattatttttcaaaatagaaaattagaaaacgtgttctctttgaaattttgaaaataattttttaataatattttattcaataaatttgattatttagtaaattaaaaatatttaatgttaatatattattaaatatatatatattttaaagttaatgaattttgtaatattttttctcattacaataataaaatataaataaatatgttatgagttttgagtttgttttgaatgaaaacactcaaaacaactttttgttgttttgagttttctttataatttttttttgttttcaaaatatatttttaaaaataataaagagaacgcgtttttattattttagaaaattaaaaactcaaaatgacttgaaaacaataaagagaacgcagccttagtttttatcttattttgaaatatagattcaacttttaattttatcaataaggatgtataatttttaacttttgcttcaattataaattattatttaaaacctAATAATCTTTTCATTATCTCATGATGTGAAAAggttatatgaattttaacaaataaggaGGATGAAAATAAGTGGAAATGAATGAGACAGATTAAGAGAGCGATGGGAAACAACGAAAGTgaagagaagagatatataAAATTGTGCGACAACTATTAATATGTGACGTTTTATAAAACTCTTACTTCAATAGTTAGTTTCGTTTTGATAATAATGATTTTAGTACTTATGAGACACAAAGAAGAGGAACGATGTTtgaaccaattaattaaaaaacaaataaaaagttgACCTAACTTGAAAACGAGTGTTACAAATCAGTTAATGCATTATCCAATTGGGGGGCATTAAACCAAATGCATTACACTAAACAAAGCAGTCATtatcttataataatattattattattttatataagttgACGAAACAATAAGTCAATGACTACAATTATCAACCTTAATTAATCCCACAAATTAGGACCACTACATGAGTTTTTAGATTGTTAATTATTTGCATCTAATCATAATtattgatgagggaatattttactaagggcaaaaatACTATACTACCCTTGGAGATCTCCAATGTGGTGCCGCCACGTGCCGGCCCCAAAAAGTGCCACGTATCACCTATATCTTCATCATttatctcatatttaattttgaacaaGGCTGACCCAGTTAatcgagattctctccaacgtccggTTCAAGACTTATCTTATCCCTTCAATGTGTGCTTTACCCCATCTTTAAATAGATATCGACTTCTACAGGTACGGATCATCTGACTACTggttcaattttctattttgggcatatttcttctactgacttgagcgtcggagttctcccgggggattacagccccgcccctgcaggtacttggttcgaggcagacctcggtgatcggtccaatatcatcatttggcgcccaccgtggggcccgGTTACTTTATCTGCCCTTATTCGTCGAGTACCTCGGCCGAGCTCAAGTTTCCTCCCGTTATGGCGACAAGAAGAAATCCATCACGAGCTGCTGGGACCCACCCCGTCCCAGATCAGAGTCAAAACCACCCACCTGAGAGCGGCCCCGTAGGGGGTCACCCCCCAAATCCCTCGCCACCTCAGGATCGTGTCGCCCAGCTAGAGGGACAGGTCCAACATCTGACGGAATTGCTCAACACCTTTTTGGCCCAACAGCAGCCCCCGGAGATGAGACCGGTGGAACACTCTAATCATGATAGTCGACATCAGGGGGATCGTCACTCTAGTCATAGAGAATTCCGAGGAGGCGAATCCCCCCGCGCTGGGAAGGAGTCCCATCGGGACGAGAGACGGAGCGGACCCTCTAGGCGAAGCGAGTACGAGAAGCTAGGctcggaggaggaggaggagtcctCTGGTCCCGATTATGCCCGGGCTGGAGGGGCTCAGCGAGAAAGACGTTTGCGGCATTTGGAGAGGGAGGTTGCAGAGTTGAGACGGAGGGAAGAAGAGCCACACGACATTGTTTCTAATCAGCCATTAAGTCGGGAGATCATGGCAATTACCCCATCCGAGCGCCTTCGAATCCCAGCTATTAAGCCATATGGAGGCACAACTGACCCCGCTGATCACTTAAATCTCTTCGCCTCTCACATGATGGTCCAGGCGGCACCTGATGCTATGTGGTGCAGAGTCTTCCCAGCCACTTTGGAAGGACATGCACGGTCCTGGTATTCAAGTCTGGCACATCGGTCGATCGCTAACTTCGGACAGCTTCGGAATAGGTTCTTGGCTCACTTCGCTCCCCTAAGGAGGCACCGGAGGTCTACCATGACCCTCGTGAATCTCAAGCAGAACCAAGGAGAATCGTTAACAGATTTTGTGGCCAGGTTTAATATggaggcattgagcattgagaatCTTGATCAGAGTATCGCTATGGTGGCCTTTCAGAATGCCTTGAGGGTTGGCCCTTTTACCCAGTCACTAGCTAAGAGGCCTCCCCAAACATTCACAGAGATCCTGAGCCGAGCCACCAAGTACATTAATGCCGAGGAGGTGATGCGGGTCAAGAAGAGTGAATACTcagataagaaagagaagagaagtcaGAACCGAGAGCAAAGGCCTGAAGATAAATCGGGCCGACGGGGGGAGAGGTCGGGCTCTCGATGGAGTCCAGTCAGGTTCACCCTACTTAATACTCCTCGGGCTGAGATCCTGGCCACAATCGAGAATaaggattacttgaaaaaaccGAGACCCATGAAAGCCCCGGGTAACAAGCGGAGTAAAGACAAGTATTGTCGATTCCATCGAGATCATGGACATGACACGGAGGAGTGCCATCAACTCAAAGAAGAGATCCAGGAGCTCATCAATCGAGGTTTCCTGAGGAGGTTTGTAGCTAAGGATACAGAACCACAAAGGGGTGAACGAAGGGGATCGGGGAGCCCCCATCGCAGGCGCGGTAGATCTCAGGAACGACGCAGAACCAGAACCCCGCCCCGGAGACAGAATCACCAGGGGGATGGGAGTCCTCCGCAACAGTTGATTTTTCATACTCTAGCGGCTGGGGTGGTGCCAGGCAAAGAGTTGGGGGAGAGTTCTGATCTGCATCGACGTCCGGGAGTCAAAAGGGCTCGACCAGGGGACGTTATCTCCTTTACCGATGAGGACTTGCCCGGATATCCAGTTTCTAATGATCCGCTAGTCATCACAGCAAAATTGGGAAAATGGGAGCTTCGGCGGATTCTCGTGGACCCGGGGAGCTCTTCTGAAGTTTTATATCGGCGAGCCTTTTTAGGTATGGGATACAAAATGGAACAGTTGAAGCCCGCTCGTGTCCCCTTGATTGGATTCGACGGGGAAGTGGTATATGCGGATGGTGTCTTCCAGCTCTTGTTGACCCTTGGAAAGGGTTCTCGGTTTGCCCAGGTCATGTTAGACATTTTGGTAGCGGATGTCCCCTCGGCCTACAATATGATCCTCGGAAGATCGGGGCTAAATGCTCTGCGGGCTGTGCCGAGTACTTATCACATGGTGCTGAAGTTCCCCACTGCGGCGGGGGTTGGAGAAGTCAGAGGAGACCTAAGGTCTGCCCGGGAATGTTACATGGCATCCATCAGCACAGCTAAGGGTGTTGTGCATGAGCAGTTAGAGCCGCAAGAGGATTCAAGACGGAGACGGAGCCCTACTGTGGGGGGGGGTCGGGATTTCCCCTCCCGCCATTGTCAGTTTTTTACTAGAAGGTCCAGAAGACCCAAAGACTGCTGAGCCAGTAGACGAGCTTGTAGAGGTACCATTGGACCTGGACAGAGTCGATAGATGCGTAAGGGTGAGCGCCCAATTGAAAGACCCTATTCGGACTCGGATTGTATCCCTTCTTCGCCAATATGCAGATATTTTCGCATGGTCAGTCCACGACATTCCAGGCATAGACCCGGCAGTAATGACGCATCGTTTGGGAGTGAAGCGGGGGTACCGACCTGTCatacagaagaaaagaaatatgcccaaaatATAGTTACCCACTTCCCCGGATCGATGCCCTAATTGATGGCACGGCCGGATGCCACCTcatgagtttcctagatgcttttcagggatacCATCAGATCCCGTTGCATAAagaagatcaggagaagacAGCATTCGTCACTGATCGGGGTACTTATTGCTATACTGTTATGCCTTTTGGCTTAAAAAATGCAGGGGCTACATACCAACGGCTCGTGAATAGGCTCTTTCAGGACCAATTGGGTCGCAACATGGAAgcctatgtggatgatatgctagtGAAGAGCCTGCTGGCAGAGGAGCATCCGATAGATTTAGAAGAGTGCTTCAAAACCTTGCGCAGGTTCCAATTGAAACTTAATCCTTCTAAATGCGCTTTTGGTGTCTCTGCAGGAAAGTTCCTTGGGTATATCGTGCATCATCGTGGGATAGAGGTGAATCCTGAGAAGATTAAGGCGATACTAGACATGCCGACCCCGAGAAGTATTAAGGAGGTCCAGCAACTCACTGGAAGGATAGCGGCTCTGGGCAGATTTCTCTCCCGATCGGCAGAAAAGGGCCTCCCTTTTTTCAAAGCCCTATCCAGGACTAAAGATTTTGTCTGGGACGTTGGGTGCCAGGAGGCTTTTAACGAGCTCAAGGAATGTCTAGCCTCACCGCCAGTCCTTACTAAGCCAAAGATGGGTGAGCCGCTATACCTC is a window of Diospyros lotus cultivar Yz01 chromosome 10, ASM1463336v1, whole genome shotgun sequence DNA encoding:
- the LOC127811233 gene encoding uncharacterized protein LOC127811233; the protein is MATRRNPSRAAGTHPVPDQSQNHPPESGPVGGHPPNPSPPQDRVAQLEGQVQHLTELLNTFLAQQQPPEMRPVEHSNHDSRHQGDRHSSHREFRGGESPRAGKESHRDERRSGPSRRSEYEKLGSEEEEESSGPDYARAGGAQRERRLRHLEREVAELRRREEEPHDIVSNQPLSREIMAITPSERLRIPAIKPYGGTTDPADHLNLFASHMMVQAAPDAMWCRVFPATLEGHARSWYSSLAHRSIANFGQLRNRFLAHFAPLRRHRRSTMTLVNLKQNQGESLTDFVARFNMEALSIENLDQSIAMVAFQNALRVGPFTQSLAKRPPQTFTEILSRATKYINAEEVMRVKKSEYSDKKEKRSQNREQRPEDKSGRRGERSGSRWSPVRFTLLNTPRAEILATIENKDYLKKPRPMKAPGNKRSKDKYCRFHRDHGHDTEECHQLKEEIQELINRGFLRRFVAKDTEPQRGERRGSGSPHRRRGRSQERRRTRTPPRRQNHQGDGSPPQQLIFHTLAAGVVPGKELGESSDLHRRPGVKRARPGDVISFTDEDLPGYPVSNDPLVITAKLGKWELRRILVDPGSSSEVLYRRAFLGMGYKMEQLKPARVPLIGFDGEVVYADGVFQLLLTLGKGSRFAQVMLDILVADVPSAYNMILGRSGLNALRAVPSTYHMVLKFPTAAGVGEVRGDLRSARECYMASISTAKGVVHEQLEPQEDSRRRRSPTVGGGRDFPSRHCQFFTRRSRRPKDC
- the LOC127811398 gene encoding mitogen-activated protein kinase 15-like isoform X2, producing MQADERKKASADMDFFTEYGEGSRYRIEEVIGKGSYGVVCSAYDTHLGEKVAIKKINDIFEHVSDATRILREIKLLRLLRHPDIVEIKHILLPPSRREFKDIYVVFELMESDLHQVIKANDDLTPEHYQFFLYQLLRGLKYIHTANVFHRDLKPKNILANADCKLKICDFGLARVAFNDTPTAIFWTDYVATRWYRAPELCGSFFSKYTPAIDTWSIGCIFAELLTGKPLFPGKNVVHQLDLMTDLLGTPSPESIARIRNEKARRYLTSMRKKKPIPLSQKFPNADPLALRLLERMLAFDPKDRPSAEEALADPYFKNLARVEREPSAQPVTKMEFEFERRRVTKEDIRELIYREILEYHPKMLKEHLEGAEPTGFMYPSAVDQFKKQFAYLEEHYGNGGTVAPPERQHASLPRCRPCVLYSDNSTQNQEVTNDLSKCSIKEVERPQPDRTSGVPMTRMLQVPASTQGGAARPGKVVSSVLRYNNCGAAAAAAAEALEQRRMVRNPTVPSQYAVTSSSYARRNLACKNERVEDGVEGSNSLQPKPQYVARKVAAAQGGSGSHWY
- the LOC127811398 gene encoding mitogen-activated protein kinase 15-like isoform X3 — protein: MQADERKKASADMDFFTEYGEGSRYRIEEVIGKGSYGVVCSAYDTHLGEKVAIKKINDIFEHVSDATRILREIKLLRLLRHPDIVEIKHILLPPSRREFKDIYVVFELMESDLHQVIKANDDLTPEHYQFFLYQLLRGLKYIHTANVFHRDLKPKNILANADCKLKICDFGLARVAFNDTPTAIFWTDYVATRWYRAPELCGSFFSKYTPAIDTWSIGCIFAELLTGKPLFPGKNVVHQLDLMTDLLGTPSPESIARIRNEKARRYLTSMRKKKPIPLSQKFPNADPLALRLLERMLAFDPKDRPSAEEALADPYFKNLARVEREPSAQPVTKMEFEFERRRVTKEDIRELIYREILEYHPKMLKEHLEGAEPTGFMYPSAVDQFKKQFAYLEEHYGNGGTVAPPERQHASLPRPCVLYSDNSTQNQEVTNDLSKCSIKEVERPQPDRTSGVPMTRMLQVPASTQAGGAARPGKVVSSVLRYNNCGAAAAAAAEALEQRRMVRNPTVPSQYAVTSSSYARRNLACKNERVEDGVEGSNSLQPKPQYVARKVAAAQGGSGSHWY
- the LOC127811398 gene encoding mitogen-activated protein kinase 15-like isoform X1 codes for the protein MQADERKKASADMDFFTEYGEGSRYRIEEVIGKGSYGVVCSAYDTHLGEKVAIKKINDIFEHVSDATRILREIKLLRLLRHPDIVEIKHILLPPSRREFKDIYVVFELMESDLHQVIKANDDLTPEHYQFFLYQLLRGLKYIHTANVFHRDLKPKNILANADCKLKICDFGLARVAFNDTPTAIFWTDYVATRWYRAPELCGSFFSKYTPAIDTWSIGCIFAELLTGKPLFPGKNVVHQLDLMTDLLGTPSPESIARIRNEKARRYLTSMRKKKPIPLSQKFPNADPLALRLLERMLAFDPKDRPSAEEALADPYFKNLARVEREPSAQPVTKMEFEFERRRVTKEDIRELIYREILEYHPKMLKEHLEGAEPTGFMYPSAVDQFKKQFAYLEEHYGNGGTVAPPERQHASLPRCRPCVLYSDNSTQNQEVTNDLSKCSIKEVERPQPDRTSGVPMTRMLQVPASTQAGGAARPGKVVSSVLRYNNCGAAAAAAAEALEQRRMVRNPTVPSQYAVTSSSYARRNLACKNERVEDGVEGSNSLQPKPQYVARKVAAAQGGSGSHWY
- the LOC127811398 gene encoding mitogen-activated protein kinase 15-like isoform X4, producing the protein MQADERKKASADMDFFTEYGEGSRYRIEEVIGKGSYGVVCSAYDTHLGEKVAIKKINDIFEHVSDATRILREIKLLRLLRHPDIVEIKHILLPPSRREFKDIYVVFELMESDLHQVIKANDDLTPEHYQFFLYQLLRGLKYIHTANVFHRDLKPKNILANADCKLKICDFGLARVAFNDTPTAIFWTDYVATRWYRAPELCGSFFSKYTPAIDTWSIGCIFAELLTGKPLFPGKNVVHQLDLMTDLLGTPSPESIARIRNEKARRYLTSMRKKKPIPLSQKFPNADPLALRLLERMLAFDPKDRPSAEEALADPYFKNLARVEREPSAQPVTKMEFEFERRRVTKEDIRELIYREILEYHPKMLKEHLEGAEPTGFMYPSAVDQFKKQFAYLEEHYGNGGTVAPPERQHASLPRPCVLYSDNSTQNQEVTNDLSKCSIKEVERPQPDRTSGVPMTRMLQVPASTQGGAARPGKVVSSVLRYNNCGAAAAAAAEALEQRRMVRNPTVPSQYAVTSSSYARRNLACKNERVEDGVEGSNSLQPKPQYVARKVAAAQGGSGSHWY